TGGGGCGATGGGGACGATCGGGCTCAAGCAGGAATTGGGCGAGGGTGTCGCTCCCGCTCCGGTAACGGACGCAGTATCGGCTTTGACCAATCTCGGTTATTCGCGCGATCAGGCAGCGAACGCCATTGCCGCCGCGATGAAGGATGCCGGTGAGGGGGCCGATTCCACCAAGTTGATCCGACTTGGCTTGAAGGAATTGTCACGCTGATGCGGTTGTTTGAACAAGCTGCTTATGCCAAGACACGCAAATGAGTGATGCCAGCCGCCTGATTTCACCGGACAAGCGTGGCGAGGATCTCGATACCTCTCTGCGACCGCAGACCCTTGCCGATTTTGTTGGTCAGGCGGCGGCACGCGCCAATCTGAAAGTCTTCATTGAAGCAGCGAAATCTCGTGGTGAAGCACTCGATCATGTCTTGTTCGTCGGTCCGCCTGGACTTGGCAAAACCACCCTGGCGCAGATCATGGCCAAGGAACTGGGCGTCAACTTTCGCTCGACCTCGGGGCCGGTTATTGCCAAGGCAGGCGATCTCGCCGCGCTTTTGACCAATCTCGAGGAGAACGATGTTCTCTTTATCGATGAAATCCACCGTCTCAATCCGGCTATCGAAGAAATTCTCTATCCGGCAATGGAAGACTACCAGCTCGATCTGATCATCGGTGAGGGACCTGCGGCCCGTTCGGTAAAAATTGATCTCGCCAAATTTACACTGGTTGCAGCGACAACGAGGCTGGGGCTTTTGACCACGCCGTTGCGAGATCGCTTCGGTATCCCTATCCGGCTCAATTTCTATACGGTCGAAGAACTGGAACATATCGTGCGGCGCGGGGCACGGATCATGGGTATCGGCGTCACCGATGACGGTGCGCTGGAAGTCGCTCGCCGTGCACGCGGCACCCCCCGTATCGCCGGACGTCTTCTGCGCCGCGTGCGGGATTTCGCTATTGTCGACGGCAAGGACAAGATCGATCGCGACACGGCTGATTCCGCACTGTTACGCCTTGAAGTCGATTCGCTAGGACTGGACCAGCTCGACCGGCGTTATCTCGCGATGATAGCGCACAACTTCGGCGGAGGTCCGGTTGGTATCGAAACGATTGCCGCCGGACTTTCGGAACCTCGTGACGCGATCGAAGACATCATCGAGCCATATCTGATCCAGCAAGGATTTATACAGCGTACGCCTCGCGGACGCGTTCTGACCGCCAATGCCTGGAAACATCTTGGTCTGAACGCTCCGGCGGATATTATCCAGCAGCAGATCAACCTTTTCCAGCAAGACAGCTGATTACTCGGTTTTTAGCCCGAGACCTTTCAGAATAACCGGATCGAGCACTCGCTGCTTGTCATCGAGTGTAATGCCGAAAGCACCGCCCCATGACCACACCGACCAAGGGAAGCCGCGTTTGCGTGCAGCTTCGGTCATGTCTTTCAAATAGGCAGCGCGCCAGTCTGACGGCATGCGAAACTTCTTCTGATACTCCCTGCGTATCATGCCGAACTCCCCCAGGAAAATGCGCTCGGGGGGGATGCTGTTGTTCTTTCCCCACGCTGCCGCCTTTTCGAATGGTTCATCCAGCGCGGCGAGAACTTCTTTATAGGTAGTCACGCCGCCAGCCATTTCATTGAACCCAACGAGCAGTTCCTCCCTACGCTCCTTGGGGGCTTTGGTCTCGATTGTTTTCCGAACCGCCGTAAGGCGCTCTTCAAATGCTTTTTCGCCCATCAGATCCGGCGGATAGGGCAAGCCTTCGACATAGCTCATGGAATCGCCTGTCCAGTCGGCACCCTGATGCGTCAGGACATAAGGTTCATAGGAATGAAAGGTCCAGATGACATTGTCATCGGCGATGGAAGCGGGATCAACCTTTTCCAGCCCGTACGCACTCGACCAGCAGCCGCCAGACAAAATCAGTGTATGGTTTGGCGCTGCCCCACGAGCAGCCCTATGCAACTGCATCAACATCGCGGGCCATTTAGGGAAAAGCGTGGGATCGCAGTCGATCACCGGCTCATTGAACGGTTCAAACGCAGTGGTTGCGGCATCTGTATCGGACAGCGCCCTGCCGAGCCGACCGACCATCTGCACATATCGCGTGAAGAGTGCTTCGTCAGCCAGGATGTGGTTTGTATCCACCTTGCGATCGTCGCTCGGAATTGAATGAAGATCGACGATCACCTTCAGTCCTGCCTTGTGCAGCATATCGACTGTCTCGAGCGTCTCCGCGACGAGTTTTTTAACGCGAGTTTCCGACGCATCCTCCAGGAAGATTGCGGGATCGATTGGCATACGGACGAAATCAAAACCCGCCGTTCGGATATGCTCCAGATCGCTGATGGTAGTGCCCTGCCGCCATTCGGGGAAATTATCCAGGACAGACACTTCGTCCCAGCGATCAGGCTTGGGCCATGTGGTCCATAGCTCGAGACTGAGACCGCGTTGCATGGTGAAAGTAGTAGCTGATCCAGCCACGGAACCCGCAACCAGACAGAGGAGACAAAAAAGGACTCGCAGCAGTGTGAAAACCAATTCTCCGTATCCTATTTCGTGGGGACTATGGACAAAATGCCTACCAAGGCCGCAAAAAGGAAGGGCTATGGTCGAAAACAATTCTTCATCATTAATCGCCACTGGATTGGTCGGGGAGCTTACGGATACTGGCCATCGCTTGCTGGCGCGCGTTTATTATGCCGACACGGATTTTTCCGGACTTGTCTATCACGCACGTTATCTTGAATTTCTGGAACGGGGCCGTACCGATTATTTGCGCCTTCTCGGCGTGCACCATTCAGAGCTTGTTGACGGAAAACTCGGCGAAAGCATCGTTTGGGTGGTCCGGCGCATGGAGATAGACTTCAAATCTGCGGCAAGGATCGATGATGTATTGACGATCGAGACGCGAACAGCGGAAATATCTGGCGCAAGGGTGCGGATGGCGCAGGCCATAAAACGAGGAGATGATATTCTTATTTCGGCTATCGTAGAGGCGGCCATGATTAACGGTGCCGGCCGGCCGCGACGATTTCCACCGGAGTGGATCAAGCTTTTTCGGCCAGCTTCGCAGAAATGAGCGTGGAAAATCGCCCGCTGCCCGCAAAACATAAACTCATCCTTAACCATAACAAATCATGAATAAGACGTGCAGACGACAGGTTTCACGTTAACGCCTTCGTTTTACCAAAATTAACGTAAAGAAGCCGCGTTATGGTTACTGGAAAATTCCGGTTATAAGCGTGGCTCATCTGGATTGAGACGATTGCGCCCCCGGTCAACACGCCGGGTTTTCGGATTCGAGGATTGTAGATATGGAAAATTTAGCGGTTGCCGTTCAGACATCGGACATGTCCTTGTGGGGGCTGTTCTGGCAAGCCGGATTTGTCGTCAAGCTTGTGATGGTGGGCCTGCTCGGCGCATCGATCTGGACCTGGGCGATCATCATCGACAAAATCCTTGGATTTGGCCGGGCAAAGCGCGCCTTCGACCGTTTTGAACAAATATTCTGGTCAGGACAATCCCTTGAAGAGCTCTACCGAAACCTCGGTGATAAACGCACCACCGGCATGGGTTCAATTTTCATTGCTGCGATGCGGGAATGGAAGAAATCGTTCGAAAAGGGCGCGCGTTCGCCAATCGCACTGCAAATGCGCATCGACAAGGCGATGGATGTGGCGCTGGCCCGAGAAAGCGACTACCTCGCAGCGCGACTGACGTTCCTCGCAACCATCGGCTCGGCTGGACCATTTATCGGTCTGTTCGGCACGGTCATTGGTATCATGACCTCATTCATGGGCATTGCTGGTTCCAAGTCCACCAGCCTTGCCGTAGTCGCGCCGGGTATCGCCGAGGCACTGCTGGCAACGGCTATCGGCCTGGTCGCCGCCATTCCGGCGGTTATCGCCTATAACAAGCTTTCGAGCGACGCTGGAAAACTGACTGCGCGCATGGAAGGCTTTGCCGACGAGTTCTCCGCCATACTCTCGCGGCAAATCGATGAGAAGCTGCCGCGGGCTTGAGGACGCATTTGAGAAACCGATACGTTAATTGCAGGATTTAATGCCATGGGCATGTCGATAGGTAACAACGGTTCTTCGGGTGGACGGCGGCGACGCGGACGTTCCAGCAAGGGCGTGATGAGCGAGATCAACGTTACGCCCCTCGTCGACGTCATGCTCGTATTGCTCATAATCTTCATGGTAACGGCACCGATGATGACGGTCGGCGTTCCAATCGATATGCCAGAAACATCGGCACAGACCCTGAACAGCGAATCTGACCCGATCTACGTAACGATCAATCAACAGGGGCAGATCTACCTGCAGGAAACCGAGATTCCGCTGGAGGAGATCGTTCCAAAACTTCAGGCAATTGCCAAGACTGGCTATAACGAGCGCATTTTCGTGAAGGGTGACAAATCCGCCGACTACGGCACGATCATGAAGGTCATGGCACAGATTTCTGGTTCGGGTTTCAAAAATATCGGTCTCGTCAGTCTGCCGGAGGTTAACTGATCAACCATGCGGGCTAGCGTCACATCCTCCGCAATTATCCACGCTGTGGTCATCGGCTGGGGGCTCCTGTCGTTCTCCTCGCCGACACCAATGGATATGGCGAATTCGGAGTCGATGCCGATTGATATCGTTTCAGATATAAGCCAATTGCAGAAGGGCGATAAAAAGGCACCCAAGGCCGAAAAGCCTGCACCCAAGCCCACTCAAAAACCACAGGCAATTCCGGACGCTCAGAACGTTGGCGACAGTGAAGTCGACGCAGACACCAAACCTGCTCCAG
This is a stretch of genomic DNA from Phyllobacterium zundukense. It encodes these proteins:
- the ruvB gene encoding Holliday junction branch migration DNA helicase RuvB, giving the protein MSDASRLISPDKRGEDLDTSLRPQTLADFVGQAAARANLKVFIEAAKSRGEALDHVLFVGPPGLGKTTLAQIMAKELGVNFRSTSGPVIAKAGDLAALLTNLEENDVLFIDEIHRLNPAIEEILYPAMEDYQLDLIIGEGPAARSVKIDLAKFTLVAATTRLGLLTTPLRDRFGIPIRLNFYTVEELEHIVRRGARIMGIGVTDDGALEVARRARGTPRIAGRLLRRVRDFAIVDGKDKIDRDTADSALLRLEVDSLGLDQLDRRYLAMIAHNFGGGPVGIETIAAGLSEPRDAIEDIIEPYLIQQGFIQRTPRGRVLTANAWKHLGLNAPADIIQQQINLFQQDS
- a CDS encoding glycoside hydrolase family 5 protein — translated: MAGSATTFTMQRGLSLELWTTWPKPDRWDEVSVLDNFPEWRQGTTISDLEHIRTAGFDFVRMPIDPAIFLEDASETRVKKLVAETLETVDMLHKAGLKVIVDLHSIPSDDRKVDTNHILADEALFTRYVQMVGRLGRALSDTDAATTAFEPFNEPVIDCDPTLFPKWPAMLMQLHRAARGAAPNHTLILSGGCWSSAYGLEKVDPASIADDNVIWTFHSYEPYVLTHQGADWTGDSMSYVEGLPYPPDLMGEKAFEERLTAVRKTIETKAPKERREELLVGFNEMAGGVTTYKEVLAALDEPFEKAAAWGKNNSIPPERIFLGEFGMIRREYQKKFRMPSDWRAAYLKDMTEAARKRGFPWSVWSWGGAFGITLDDKQRVLDPVILKGLGLKTE
- the ybgC gene encoding tol-pal system-associated acyl-CoA thioesterase, which encodes MVENNSSSLIATGLVGELTDTGHRLLARVYYADTDFSGLVYHARYLEFLERGRTDYLRLLGVHHSELVDGKLGESIVWVVRRMEIDFKSAARIDDVLTIETRTAEISGARVRMAQAIKRGDDILISAIVEAAMINGAGRPRRFPPEWIKLFRPASQK
- the tolQ gene encoding protein TolQ yields the protein MENLAVAVQTSDMSLWGLFWQAGFVVKLVMVGLLGASIWTWAIIIDKILGFGRAKRAFDRFEQIFWSGQSLEELYRNLGDKRTTGMGSIFIAAMREWKKSFEKGARSPIALQMRIDKAMDVALARESDYLAARLTFLATIGSAGPFIGLFGTVIGIMTSFMGIAGSKSTSLAVVAPGIAEALLATAIGLVAAIPAVIAYNKLSSDAGKLTARMEGFADEFSAILSRQIDEKLPRA
- the tolR gene encoding protein TolR: MGMSIGNNGSSGGRRRRGRSSKGVMSEINVTPLVDVMLVLLIIFMVTAPMMTVGVPIDMPETSAQTLNSESDPIYVTINQQGQIYLQETEIPLEEIVPKLQAIAKTGYNERIFVKGDKSADYGTIMKVMAQISGSGFKNIGLVSLPEVN